DNA from Rhipicephalus microplus isolate Deutch F79 chromosome 5, USDA_Rmic, whole genome shotgun sequence:
AGTGGAACTGTTCTTGTAGAAAGGTGGCATTACTGTTGCTTGTGCTGATAATGTGAATTTTCGAATCCAGTATTTCCACAAGGGACGTGATTATTGCAACAACTCTAGTGCATGATGTGATGGTAAATAAAACATTCGATGCCACTTCAGTGGAAAGAGACAAGCACAATCTAAGTGTAGTTTAGCAAGGAAGGCAATTCTTTAAAGGGCATTCTTGTTGACTTATTTAGTGCAACGTGGTGACTTTTTTGTTCTAAGTAATTGCCGAGTCATCTGAAATATCGCTGTGATTCGTGCTCTGACGCTGCAGTCGTGCACACAAGAAAATGTCTTTCAAATGCAGAACTGAACCTGCGAAACTAGCGCACAATTAAGATTGGCCGgcgattttttattttttcaaatagtAGTTTGTTTGTCAGGACATGTCGATATCTTCGATGTTATGCAAAAAAAATATGCTGGTTTGGTACAATGAATTCTCGAAAGTGTGATTTGATTACCAAACCTTTCCAGCGGCGATATTTTTTTGCCAGGTCTTGCAAAGTTGCCACAACGAGCAGCATGACGCCGAACTAATTGCAGGGATAACTCGACGTAGTTTGTACATACTTATTTATTACAACCAACTAGGCCTTCAATGACAGAGAAGTGTAACTTATTTTGTCAGATTGTGCCCGATCGCACTAAGCCtgtaaggaaagaaaaaaaaaagcggggagGGGTGCGTAGTGTACGACTCGGTTGACGGGTGAACGCCTTTGTAAATGTGTTTTACATGTGAATAAAAACAGCTTTGGAACAACACACCAGACGAGTCCCTGTCGTCGTTTCGCGAGCACTGCGCACTCCGCGATGGTTCACAAAGCAGGCTGACGGAAAGCTGGTGCGTTCAAACAGATAGTCTTGGAAGTGTAGCGATCAAACGCACATCTCAAGTCGACGACTGCCTGTAGTTCTTGGTCTCGAGAATCTTCTTCCCGCACATTGCGCAGATCCCTTTCTTATAGGCGCAGCCCTGGCagtagtttgagcccacctggtgcaCTTTCTGGCGACAGATGCGGCACTCGGCGAATTTCCCGTAAGGCGTGAACCGTGCCTTTTTCGCTGTCAGGGCCTTGTTTTCGTTGATCATCCTGCCGCCACCTTCGGTGGTGTTGCGAGCTCCGGCTTTCCACGGGTCCGGGGTGATCACTTTGCCGAGCTTCTTTTCACACTTTTCGCACACCATGGTGTTTAGAACAAAACGCAACTCGTTAGGAACGTTAAATAGACCAAATCAGCTGCGTACAGCGAACAGTCGACGACTGCCTTCGATGCGCTGCGACGCAAACTGGATCGCTTTGGTTTGGCTCTACTTGGCTCCGTCCCACTTGCAAGAGCAATACGTTATCTAAAACATGGCGGTTGTGACGTAAACTTAATCTCAAAAACGCACAAAACATTGCCTTTGAGATTAACGTTTTacactttttaaaatttttaggtgaaataaaaataaaaatctacCATTTGTTGATTAAGTGACtcgtaataacaaaaaaaactcaAAAATATTTACGTTTACTTTTTTTATATTGCAAAAAATTTGAAATATTACACGCAGTTATTCACAGCTATTCAAAGGCAACGCTCAAAAATAATAATTGTTTACACTAGTAAATGCAATAAATAGGTTACCACCTTATAAATACAACTATAATTTTGTTAGCACCTAATAATGTTATGATTGAGCGGAGTTTTGTATGTTATTAAGTACTGGCCAGTTATTATCCGGTAGGGGGCGAATTGTTTTGTTGCGGGAACTCGCGGTTGGCGCGCTTTGTAGTTGGCGCAGATTTTCAGGCTGATTTGGCGGCGCCGTTTTATAAGGTTTGTTTAGTTTTACGCTGAAACTCTTTAAAACTTAAACAACTTCGGCCTAATCACTGCTTAACAAAAGAACCTAACGACGCCCTCGTTGCGCGTTGCGCTTCTTGCGTTGTAAATTGCGCGCAGT
Protein-coding regions in this window:
- the LOC119174537 gene encoding cysteine-rich PDZ-binding protein; translation: MVCEKCEKKLGKVITPDPWKAGARNTTEGGGRMINENKALTAKKARFTPYGKFAECRICRQKVHQVGSNYCQGCAYKKGICAMCGKKILETKNYRQSST